The uncultured Cohaesibacter sp. genome window below encodes:
- a CDS encoding pyridoxal phosphate-dependent aminotransferase, with product MSFIAEQLSRVKPSATIAVTNKARELKAAGRDVIGLGSGEPDFDTPDNIKAAAIKAINEGKTKYTAVDGLPELKEAICAKFKRENGLDYKPNQVTVGTGGKQVLYNALVCTLNPGDEVLIPTPYWVSYPDMVLLAGGEPVIVEADQETFKLTPEALEAAITPKTKWLIFNSPSNPSGAAYSEAELKALTDVLVKHPQVWVMSDDMYEHLVYDDFKFTTPAQIEPKLYDRTLTVNGVSKAYAMTGWRIGYAAGPVELIKAMAKLQSQSTSNPCSIAQYASVEALNGTQDFIAERADVFKQRRDLVVKALNECEGITCPTPEGAFYVFPSCAGTIGKTAPSGKVIETDEDFVTELLEAEGVAVVQGSAFGLGPNFRISYATSTEALTEACARIKKFCAALK from the coding sequence ATGAGCTTTATCGCCGAGCAGCTTTCGCGCGTGAAACCGTCCGCTACCATTGCGGTAACCAACAAGGCTCGGGAACTGAAGGCCGCAGGCCGTGACGTCATTGGCTTGGGATCCGGTGAACCGGACTTCGATACCCCGGATAATATCAAGGCTGCTGCGATCAAGGCCATCAATGAAGGCAAGACCAAATATACAGCCGTTGACGGTCTGCCGGAATTGAAAGAAGCCATTTGCGCCAAGTTCAAACGCGAGAACGGTCTTGATTACAAGCCCAACCAGGTCACGGTTGGTACGGGTGGCAAGCAGGTGCTGTATAACGCGCTGGTCTGCACCCTGAACCCGGGCGACGAAGTGCTCATCCCGACCCCGTATTGGGTATCCTATCCGGATATGGTCCTGCTCGCAGGTGGTGAGCCAGTGATCGTGGAAGCTGACCAGGAAACCTTCAAGCTGACTCCTGAAGCGTTGGAAGCCGCGATTACGCCAAAGACCAAATGGCTGATCTTCAACTCGCCATCCAACCCGTCCGGCGCAGCCTACAGCGAAGCGGAACTGAAAGCTCTGACCGATGTGCTGGTCAAGCATCCGCAGGTCTGGGTGATGAGCGACGACATGTATGAGCATCTGGTCTATGACGACTTCAAGTTTACCACGCCAGCCCAGATTGAACCGAAACTCTATGATCGCACTCTGACGGTCAACGGTGTTTCCAAGGCCTATGCCATGACCGGCTGGCGTATCGGCTATGCTGCCGGTCCTGTCGAGCTGATCAAGGCCATGGCGAAGCTGCAGTCCCAGTCCACCTCCAACCCTTGCTCGATTGCCCAGTACGCATCGGTCGAGGCGCTCAATGGTACGCAGGACTTCATCGCTGAGCGGGCTGATGTGTTCAAGCAGCGTCGTGACCTGGTGGTCAAGGCACTCAACGAGTGTGAAGGCATCACCTGCCCGACACCTGAAGGGGCATTCTATGTCTTCCCTTCCTGTGCAGGCACGATCGGAAAGACCGCTCCGTCTGGCAAGGTGATCGAAACCGACGAAGACTTCGTCACCGAGCTTCTGGAAGCAGAAGGCGTTGCCGTTGTTCAGGGTTCCGCTTTCGGCCTCGGCCCGAACTTCCGCATCTCCTATGCGACCTCCACCGAGGCGCTGACCGAAGCATGTGCTCGCATCAAGAAATTCTGTGCCGCCCTGAAATAG
- a CDS encoding tetrathionate reductase family octaheme c-type cytochrome: MTDHAAFRGLGQAFRLASAAVLLTALTSISGPVIGWSKAYASPTATADKPSTEKQITGKKPGETADHSKFEILQQDFKSGPEVTKACLSCHTEAATQVHDSIHWKWEYDNEKTGQKLGKRYVINAFCGNVASNEARCTSCHAGYGWTDMRKDPPAAPEAVDCLVCHADTQYYKKFPAKAGLPITEPMDFNGKPFKVSNLIEAAQSVSLPQRDNCGACHYYGGGGDGVKHGDIDSSLNKPSKDLDVHMAADGGNMACSACHSGSGHVWPGSRYDMEAKPQARDDEGKKLPSFAMRRMNETASCESCHTDAPHQGKTLAAIKLNNHTDTVACQTCHIPEFARGGVATKMLWDWSTAGKLKDGKPFALKDDKGHPSYDSKKGDFIYEENVKPTYSWFNGQFTYVTDNDPVDTSKPVILNALGGSANDETARIWPFKLMHTKQPIDAESKKLVYMHLFGKDSDAFWKSFDWPNAIKAGQEYMGKDYSGKFEFIETRMWWPITHMVAPSDKAVQCDECHSKGGRLEGIEGVYIPGRDDMPLINWLGYGLIILTILGVAIHTIFRIATRNQRQH, translated from the coding sequence ATGACGGACCATGCAGCCTTTAGGGGCTTGGGACAGGCCTTCAGACTTGCGTCTGCGGCCGTCCTGCTGACTGCACTGACATCCATATCAGGACCGGTGATTGGATGGAGCAAAGCCTATGCTTCCCCCACCGCCACAGCTGATAAACCATCCACTGAAAAGCAGATTACGGGCAAGAAGCCCGGCGAGACGGCCGACCACAGCAAGTTTGAAATCCTGCAACAGGATTTCAAGAGCGGGCCGGAAGTCACCAAGGCCTGCCTGTCCTGCCACACAGAAGCGGCCACTCAGGTGCATGATTCCATTCACTGGAAATGGGAATATGACAATGAGAAAACCGGCCAGAAGCTCGGTAAGCGCTATGTGATCAACGCCTTCTGCGGCAACGTCGCTTCCAACGAAGCCCGCTGCACTTCCTGCCACGCCGGTTACGGCTGGACGGACATGCGCAAGGATCCACCGGCAGCTCCAGAAGCGGTTGATTGCCTCGTCTGCCACGCAGACACGCAGTATTACAAGAAATTCCCGGCCAAGGCCGGATTGCCCATCACCGAACCGATGGACTTCAACGGCAAGCCCTTCAAGGTTTCCAACCTGATCGAAGCGGCGCAGTCCGTGAGCCTGCCACAACGCGACAACTGCGGTGCCTGCCACTATTATGGCGGCGGTGGCGATGGCGTCAAACACGGCGACATCGACAGCTCGCTCAACAAGCCGTCCAAGGACCTCGACGTCCACATGGCTGCCGACGGTGGCAACATGGCCTGCTCGGCCTGCCATTCCGGTTCGGGCCATGTCTGGCCAGGGTCGCGCTACGACATGGAAGCCAAGCCGCAGGCACGCGACGATGAAGGCAAGAAGCTGCCTTCCTTTGCCATGCGTCGCATGAACGAAACCGCCTCCTGCGAGAGCTGCCACACAGATGCTCCCCACCAGGGCAAGACGCTGGCAGCCATCAAACTCAACAACCATACCGACACGGTTGCCTGCCAGACCTGCCATATTCCGGAGTTCGCTCGCGGCGGCGTTGCCACCAAGATGCTCTGGGACTGGTCGACTGCCGGCAAACTGAAGGATGGCAAGCCCTTCGCTCTCAAGGATGACAAGGGACATCCCAGCTACGATTCCAAGAAGGGTGACTTCATCTATGAAGAGAATGTCAAGCCAACCTACAGCTGGTTCAACGGGCAGTTCACCTATGTCACCGACAACGATCCGGTTGATACGTCCAAACCGGTCATCCTCAATGCCCTGGGCGGCAGCGCAAACGACGAGACCGCCCGCATCTGGCCGTTCAAGCTGATGCACACCAAGCAGCCGATCGATGCGGAAAGCAAGAAGCTTGTCTATATGCATCTGTTCGGCAAGGACTCAGACGCCTTCTGGAAAAGCTTTGACTGGCCGAACGCCATCAAGGCCGGACAGGAATACATGGGCAAGGACTATTCGGGCAAATTCGAGTTCATCGAAACCCGCATGTGGTGGCCCATCACCCACATGGTTGCTCCGTCGGACAAGGCCGTGCAGTGCGATGAATGCCACTCCAAGGGCGGCCGTCTCGAAGGTATCGAAGGGGTCTACATTCCCGGGCGGGACGACATGCCCCTCATCAACTGGCTGGGCTATGGCCTGATCATCCTGACCATTCTGGGCGTGGCCATCCACACGATCTTCCGCATTGCCACCCGCAACCAGCGCCAACACTAG
- a CDS encoding cytochrome b/b6 domain-containing protein, translating into MTDMTSASGPASGKAESSKAKIFHRKVKNYSRYERFWHWSQAILIFTLAFSGFTVHGTIRFIPFAKAVMIHDIAAFVLIFLWLFTAFWTFTTGQWRHFVPTNAGLWDVIMHYLVGMMRGQPHPYKRTLSRKQNPLQSFAYFSIMTVVGPLLWLSGLAYMFYSFWEGNSGNNDIFSLIVLLHLIGAFLMVAFVIGHIYMVTTGKTLIHYTKAMITGFEDMELTEAEVTYLETHEPDRIK; encoded by the coding sequence ATGACCGACATGACATCTGCCTCGGGCCCTGCCTCTGGCAAGGCAGAAAGCAGCAAGGCCAAAATCTTTCATCGCAAGGTCAAGAACTACAGTCGCTATGAACGCTTCTGGCACTGGTCTCAGGCGATCCTGATCTTCACCCTGGCCTTCTCCGGCTTCACGGTGCACGGGACGATCCGCTTCATCCCGTTCGCCAAGGCGGTAATGATCCACGATATCGCCGCCTTCGTGCTGATCTTCCTGTGGCTGTTCACGGCCTTCTGGACCTTCACCACCGGACAATGGCGCCATTTCGTGCCCACCAACGCCGGACTCTGGGACGTCATCATGCACTATCTCGTTGGCATGATGCGTGGTCAGCCCCATCCCTACAAGCGCACACTCAGCCGCAAGCAGAACCCGCTGCAGTCCTTTGCCTACTTCTCCATCATGACTGTGGTTGGTCCGTTGCTCTGGCTCTCCGGGCTGGCCTATATGTTCTACAGCTTCTGGGAAGGCAACTCGGGCAACAACGACATCTTCAGCCTGATCGTGCTATTGCACCTCATCGGGGCTTTCCTGATGGTCGCCTTCGTGATCGGCCATATCTATATGGTCACCACGGGCAAGACGCTGATCCATTACACCAAAGCCATGATCACCGGCTTTGAGGACATGGAACTGACGGAAGCCGAGGTCACCTATCTCGAAACCCACGAACCGGACCGCATCAAGTAA
- a CDS encoding tetrathionate reductase family octaheme c-type cytochrome, which produces MANFAFGGGWPLDRTSKGSGLAASALILMSLLLLPVGRASAASGDALPHSPLSPDAKASLQLSGKPAGGTADHSRFEILQQEFKSGPEVTKACLACHTEAADQVQHTLHWKWETTNEATGQTLGKRTVINAFCGNVASNEPRCTSCHAGYGWEDMRKDPPSEPEAVDCLVCHADTALYSKYPTKAGHPLYEPITVNGKTEMPPDLGKAARSVTNPQRQNCGSCHYYGGGGDGVKHGDLDSSLNQPDKTLDVHMNKDGLNMACTACHAGSGHQWPGSRYSMEAKPTTVTKNGEETKTAKIRKLDQLASLMEPSATCESCHSNRPHDGSDLMGIKLNDHTDTVACQTCHIPEFARGGVATKTLWDWSTAGKLKDGKPYKDMDEHGHPSYMSEKGNFEYGEKIQPFYAWFNGETTWTLLDDKIDPSKVVEINALGGSPSDGKSRIWPFKQMLSRQPYDMETNQLVYNHVFGKDDTALWTNFDWSKSVPAAMDFIGKDFSGKLGFVDTHMYWPITHMVAPKDQAVRCTECHARQGRLDGITGIYMPGRDTFKWLDWIGYAAFGLTVLGVLFHALLRIIFRNRKKQA; this is translated from the coding sequence ATGGCGAACTTTGCATTTGGAGGCGGATGGCCACTCGACAGGACCAGCAAGGGATCTGGTCTGGCGGCCTCTGCCCTCATTCTTATGTCACTGCTATTGCTGCCGGTTGGTAGAGCGTCGGCCGCTTCGGGCGACGCCCTGCCCCATTCGCCGCTCAGCCCGGATGCAAAGGCCAGCCTGCAGCTTTCTGGCAAGCCAGCTGGCGGCACGGCCGATCACTCCAGGTTCGAGATCCTGCAGCAGGAATTCAAATCCGGCCCCGAGGTCACCAAGGCCTGCCTTGCCTGCCACACCGAAGCGGCAGACCAGGTGCAGCACACCCTGCACTGGAAATGGGAAACCACCAACGAGGCGACCGGCCAGACCCTTGGCAAACGGACGGTGATCAACGCCTTCTGCGGCAACGTCGCTTCCAACGAGCCACGCTGCACCTCCTGTCACGCCGGTTATGGCTGGGAGGACATGCGCAAGGATCCGCCGTCCGAGCCGGAAGCGGTGGATTGCCTTGTCTGCCATGCGGACACTGCCCTCTACAGCAAATACCCGACCAAGGCCGGACATCCGCTCTATGAGCCGATAACGGTCAACGGCAAGACGGAGATGCCCCCCGACCTTGGCAAGGCAGCCCGGTCGGTCACCAATCCGCAACGCCAGAATTGCGGCTCCTGCCACTATTACGGCGGCGGCGGCGATGGCGTCAAACACGGCGATCTGGACAGTTCTCTGAACCAGCCGGACAAGACGCTCGACGTGCATATGAACAAGGACGGTCTCAACATGGCCTGCACCGCCTGTCACGCAGGCTCCGGCCATCAATGGCCCGGCTCGCGTTACAGTATGGAGGCCAAGCCGACAACCGTTACCAAGAATGGCGAGGAAACAAAGACTGCCAAGATCCGCAAGCTTGATCAGTTGGCCAGCCTGATGGAACCATCGGCGACCTGCGAAAGCTGCCACTCGAACCGCCCCCATGACGGCAGCGACCTGATGGGCATCAAGCTCAACGACCACACCGATACGGTTGCCTGCCAGACCTGCCACATCCCCGAATTTGCCCGCGGCGGCGTTGCCACAAAGACTCTCTGGGACTGGTCAACCGCTGGCAAGCTGAAGGACGGCAAACCCTACAAGGACATGGATGAGCATGGTCACCCCAGCTACATGTCTGAAAAGGGCAACTTCGAATATGGCGAAAAAATCCAGCCGTTCTATGCCTGGTTCAACGGCGAAACCACATGGACCCTGCTGGACGACAAGATCGATCCCTCCAAGGTCGTCGAGATCAACGCCCTTGGCGGCTCTCCAAGTGATGGCAAATCGCGCATCTGGCCTTTCAAGCAGATGCTGTCTCGCCAGCCTTATGACATGGAAACCAACCAGTTGGTCTACAATCATGTCTTCGGCAAGGACGACACGGCCCTCTGGACCAATTTCGACTGGAGCAAATCCGTGCCCGCGGCGATGGACTTCATCGGCAAGGACTTCTCCGGCAAGCTCGGCTTTGTCGACACCCACATGTATTGGCCTATCACCCACATGGTCGCGCCGAAAGATCAGGCCGTGCGCTGCACTGAGTGCCACGCCAGACAGGGCCGCCTTGATGGCATCACCGGCATCTACATGCCAGGGCGTGACACGTTCAAATGGCTGGACTGGATCGGCTACGCCGCCTTCGGCCTTACCGTGCTGGGCGTCCTGTTCCACGCCTTGCTGCGCATCATCTTCCGCAATCGCAAGAAACAGGCCTGA
- a CDS encoding cytochrome b/b6 domain-containing protein codes for MTDIPSSTSSSGPSSGRSEELTNRPDVKKRAVKIYTRYERFWHWSQALLIFILAFSGFNLHGTLSLVPFPLAVMVHTYAALLLLVLWLFTTFWNFTTGQWRHYLPQNKGLFAVIKFYAYGIIMGAPHPYSKSLARKQNALQSLAYLTFMVIIGPALWLSGIAYLLYGLWETIQNSQQMFSLVAFVHTAAAFAMITFVVIHVYMTTTGKTVFHYIRTMITGYEKIELTPAEEAYLEEQQPDMLKADN; via the coding sequence ATGACTGACATACCGTCTTCCACCTCGTCTTCTGGCCCGTCTTCCGGCCGATCTGAAGAACTGACCAACCGGCCAGATGTCAAAAAGCGGGCGGTGAAGATCTACACCCGCTACGAACGCTTCTGGCACTGGTCACAGGCGCTGCTGATCTTCATTCTGGCCTTCTCCGGCTTCAATCTGCATGGCACGCTCTCCCTCGTGCCCTTCCCGCTGGCGGTCATGGTTCACACCTACGCCGCCCTCCTGCTGCTGGTGCTCTGGCTCTTTACCACCTTCTGGAACTTCACCACCGGACAGTGGCGCCACTATCTGCCGCAAAACAAGGGATTGTTCGCCGTGATCAAATTCTATGCCTACGGCATCATCATGGGCGCGCCGCACCCCTATTCGAAAAGCCTTGCCCGCAAGCAGAATGCCCTGCAATCACTGGCCTATCTGACTTTCATGGTCATCATCGGCCCGGCCCTCTGGCTCTCGGGCATCGCCTATCTGCTCTATGGCCTTTGGGAAACAATCCAGAACAGCCAGCAGATGTTTTCGCTGGTCGCCTTCGTGCACACGGCAGCCGCCTTTGCCATGATCACCTTCGTCGTCATCCATGTCTACATGACGACCACCGGCAAGACGGTGTTCCACTACATCAGGACGATGATTACCGGCTACGAAAAGATCGAACTGACGCCCGCCGAGGAGGCCTATCTGGAAGAGCAGCAACCGGACATGCTGAAGGCCGACAATTAG
- a CDS encoding DUF2892 domain-containing protein, with the protein MSLDRSILAFAGFMVLLSVLLTVYVHPLFVWFTVFIGANMLQSAFTGFCPAAMILKKFGVKPGTAFE; encoded by the coding sequence ATGTCTCTGGATCGCTCCATTCTCGCATTCGCAGGCTTCATGGTCCTGCTTTCCGTCCTGCTTACGGTTTATGTTCATCCGCTGTTTGTCTGGTTCACGGTTTTCATCGGTGCCAACATGCTGCAATCTGCCTTCACCGGCTTCTGCCCGGCAGCGATGATCCTGAAAAAGTTCGGCGTCAAGCCAGGCACGGCTTTCGAATAA